TGGAGGGTCTTGGAGGGCGACTCCAACTCACCCCAGCGGTTGGAGTAACTCCACTTCTGAGATAAGATAGCTCTGATAACGATAACGCTGGAGCTTAGCGTCACAGGCTTCACAGCCCATGTCTGGTATCCATCTTGGTTGGCACGTATGCTACTGTGACTGTATACTCTGAGATAAGACTACGCCGGTATCGCCACGTAGAGAGTCCCCTCAATCCAACCCGCTGTGTGTGTAAGTTGCCGTTAACAAAATATCACAATCAACTGGAAACTATGTCCATCTTTAATGGCGTTGCGCTCGTGACTGGGGCTGCTTCAGGTAAGAACCATGTCACTTCCCGTGCTTCCACTATTTCGCTGACAGTTTGCAAGGTATCGGCCGTGAGACAGCTCTATCCTTTGCACGGGAAGGATGTAAGAGGATCGTTATAGTCGATCGTGATGCGAAAAAGCTCGACGACACAGAACTTGCGATTAAAGAATCCTTCCAGGATGTTCAGGTCCTGGTTGTACCAACAGACATCTCCAAAGAGGAGGACATCGAGAACCTCTACAGCCAAGCGACCAAAACCTTTGGCAGAGTAGACTATGTTGTCAACGGTGCTGGTAAGAGTTGTTTTGATACTGAGAAAGTGGCTCGTCAACGACTGATCGTATATAGGCGTGTTGAGCAACAACAAGAGGTCTCATGAGTCTTCCATTGAGGAATTTGATATGATCAACAATGTCAACTACCGCGGATGTTGGTTATCCTCTCGCGCTGCTATTCAACGTATGCTCAAGCAAGACCCTCTCCCTACTCATGACGGAAGACCTGGAGTTCGAGGAAGCATTGTCAACATCGCCTCACAACTGGGAGTGGTTGGACGCCCAGCAGCACGTAAGTGTCGACATACAAACCTCAAATCTGAATCAAACACTAACCGTCGTCAACTACAGCGGCCTATTGCGGGAGCAAGGCAGCCGTGATTAGCATGACAAGATGCGATGCTATAGATGTATGTATCTCGCCAGCACCCGACTTGGCAAATTTACTGATATGCCTAGTACTCCAAGGATCTCATCCGAGTCAACGCCGTTTGTCCTGGTCTTATCGATACAGCGATGACCAGGCCTCAAGCTGATGTCTTGAGCCCTGCCATCAACATCGCTCCAATGGGTCGCATGGGTAGCCCGCAGGAGGTTGCTGATTGCATATTATTTCTTGCAAGCAGTAAAGCAAGCTTTGTTCAAGGAGCTGCCATGATGGTTGACGGTGGATATGTCATTAATTAGTTGTAGTTGTTATCGTAATAGAATTCTCCTCTGGTGAGTTGTGTAGACTTCACTCATAGGTCTTTACAGTGAGGAATCATCTCAACCAATCAAAAATCGTTCGGGCGAATGGTTTAGTGGTATAATACTCCCTTAGCATGATTCATCAGAATAATCTGGGAGTGgtccagggttcgattccctgttcGTCCAACTTCGGTGGTTTGATTCCGCCTGTACCATCTTTTTGTGCCCTTGGTCGTTTTTGCCCTTGGCCGCCCTGATCCGACCAGCCTTTTCGAGCAATTCGTGTTGGACTTGGCAATGCCTGTGAGCTATTGGATATTCCATGAATTAATGGCTTTGGAACTGAAAGTAGATACCTTATGTATTGGCCTCCAACTCCAGTTTGGTCATAGCGACCCCATTCATCTCCACTGCCTATGTCATGATGTTGAAGTCCACCAATCATCGTTACCAATTCCTCGTCGGCATTGACGAGATGGGTCGGGATAGCACCAGTGAAACCTCATAACGTAGTTTGGGACGTGATTTCAAAGCATCTCCACCAGCAGTAGCTTCTAGACTGAGTGTCTTTCAACAAGTATATAAGTAGGGGCGTAGCTCCCTGCCAACCAAATGTATCAACAAACCGCACTACATAAGAAAGTCACAGGGTCTCAAATCTCAAAACACCGAATATCCAATATGACTTCTCTCAAGCCCCTCATCCTACACGCTCATACCACGGGCCCCAACCCCTTCAAGGTGGCCATTCTCCTTGAGGCTCTCAACATCCCATACACCGTCAAGCTCTGGCAGTTTGGAGATGCACCCAATGGTGTTAAGGGTGAAAGCTTCCTGAAGATCAATCCCAACGGCCGCGTTCCGGCTTTGGAAGATCCTAACACCAACGTCACCAGCTGGGAATCTCTTGCATGTATGAACTACATCCTCCGCGTCTACGATTCCGAGAACAAGTTCGGTGCACGACAGGAAGCAGGCGAGCAAGGACGAGCTGATGTCGACGCGTGGACTAGCTTCCTTGTTAGCACTCTCGGCCCGTTCCTTGGTCAGTGTAACTGGTTCCGTCATTACAACAACgtcaagaatgagaatgcGTATGAGAGATATCAAGCTCAGGTCTATCGGTGCTTCGGAGTTTTGGAGgagcagctgaagaagcatgATGGAGAATGGATCTTGGCCGGAGACAAACCGAATGTCGTCGACTTCCACTTCGAGCCTTGGATGAGACAGTATGAGTATGCTGGTTTGAGTCTGGATGACTATCCGAAGGTGAAGGGTTGGTTGGACCGTGTTCAGGCGTTGCCTGAGGTGAAGAAAGCGtatgagaagatcaaggctgggGAGGAGGTCTAAACCCTACAAAGAGGTGCAAAGCGATTTCAATGtattaatattctttaaaataaaaactCTTTTCTTGTTACCTCTCGGAAAACCTCTGTCACGAATTGTTGACACGGTCAACAATTCGTCACAAAGTCGTGATGCATAGCGCATATGCTGCAAATTGCTTCATGATACTGGACTTGAAAAATGAGAGTATCCATAAATAAAGGGGCCTGAAGGAGAAAGCTTGGTTTATACAAATTTGAGAAGGGTATCACTTGTTGTCTCGCGACGCCCGGGTATATGGACTCATCATCCCCGTCCTCCAAATTGCCATGAGCAAATGGAAACATTCAGCCACATGTCTCAGCCGCAAATTGCCCTTCTGAAAGACACTTTCATTGGCAAAGCCGGAGAATTGACCTTCTGATGTTGGTGTAAGCCATTTATTGCCTCGAGTTATTTCCCTGGAGCTTTTGCCCCTGACGCTCCAAAATTTTCGATAGCGCAAGTTTATGGTTGCGTGTGTGTCCGTCAGCCACTGGAACATGTTGCCTATCTCAGAAGGTGGTTGGTTGGTGTCTCTAGCTGAAAAGGGATGATGGCTTGTGGGATAGGGGGGATGGAGGCTTATCAAACGGATCCTAACCATATTGAGCTTACGGCGTCCTCGAATTGAATTCCCTCCGTACGTAGATGTGCAATGCAAGCCACGTCCGGATTTGCAGAAGAGGTACAGTACGGTAGGTACAGTAGGCATGTATGCGCTGATCAATGCTATGTCGTACTGCTGTTCCAGCCAGTTATGCACAGCAATTCAAGCGCGCGACAGTTGCAGTCCTTCTCACCACAAATTGCACATGCTGTTTCAAGAATCCATGCTTATTTCCCTGGCATTGGCGCCAAGTCGATCCGTCAGGATCAGCAAGCGGGCCGACATCTACGGTCCCACTCGGACTTAATGTTTTGGTGTGCAATGGTTATTGAGGTGTTGTACGTCTTACAGACAGACTATTTGGAGTCTTTTGTCAAGCTCAGGCACCAATTACCAGAATTACCATTAGATGGACAATGCTTTGACAGGTATGCAGCCGAGGTCTATTTCAGAGGAGGAACTTTGTTGTCGAATGCTGTTATCGGATCGCTCCGAGCATGTGCCAAAGACGCCAACGCAGCGCTCAGACATGTACAACCCCATCGAGAATAGTGCAATGGTCTAGCTGAGCCAAGCTTTGAACTCTAAAGTCTAGTGGTTGGTTTCAGCGAAGAAGCGTTAAAAGCTAAATGCGCTGCCGTCCGCCAGCGGAattttccttcttcagtTACCCATGTCCCCTCGCTGTCGCATCTCTGCTCGGCGGTAGAACCAAGGCTGTGGCCGCCAGCCAAGCATCAATGAATATCAATACTTCTATTGTATGTTTGTCGAATATGTACTACTCACTCTTTTGGTACTAACTGAAGTTGCGTAGGCTATACAAGCAGTACTGCTTGTTTTGGCATTAGTTGTTCTTATTCTACGAACCTGGGCGCATTACCTCCTAAAGCAGAACCTCCTCAACCTGTCTGACGTTTTTGCATGGCTAGGATGGGTCTTCAGCTTGGGATGGTTTATCTGCTCGACTCTCGCGCTCCAAATCCTCATCGACAACCCTGCAATCGGATCCGAGCTCGTGGTCAATAATGTTGAGTACTTGAAAGTATGGCGACACAACGGCTGCGAAAGGGGAACTACAATGCTGACCAACTATATGTAGACCGTGCTAGTGGCTGAGTACTTCTTTGACACGGGTATCTACTTTCCCAAGATATCCATTGTTCTCTTCTACTGGACGTTAATTCCCAGGGTTCTGGaaaccttgagaagagtgTTACTCGGAATCTCGATTTATCTCGGTTGCGCTCTGCTCGCATCGGTGCTCACCAATACGCTCATATGCCTGCCTTTCTCCGATAACTGGTACGCTTAGCGACAGGAATTGCCGAATCTTTTGAACTGACAGACACCAAACAGGTCCATCGAAAATCAACTCAAGTCAGCTTGGAATTCGTACCCTTCCTTCTGTATTCAGTGGGCTCTCAACTTTTCCACGGACTTGCTCAGTAGGTCCCGAAGGTCTCGCACGCTTTGTTGCTTGTCTAACATGGTCTCAGTATTTGTCTATccattcttcctcctcaaacaCTTGAGATTGCGAAAGGAACAAAAGATTGGCCTCATTGGCGTCTTTTCCCTGGGAACAATCACATTGATGGTCAGCCTCTCACGATTCATCGCATACAATGTTACCgactttgagcttgaggacgAATCCGGCAGTATGTTCCATCACCAAAGCCTTTTTCAAATGCATAAACTGACCCATTATAGACACCTTAACTCTCGCCGAAATGAGTACCGCCGTCATCGTCGTTTGTCTCCCGGGCCTCCGAACATTCCTCGTACGATCGAAAAAGTCGACAAATCGCTCGTCCTCACACCAGCTCAGCGGCTATGGCAACCACACAAGGATCGGCGTAGGACAAACATCCAAGACCGGCGCACATAAAGGGCAAGGGCCGCCATCATCTTACGCAAAATGGGGCgtgagagatgatgagatcgagtTGGTAACTCACATACGCGTTTCCCACGAACTGGCGAATCCCGACGCCTACAGCGCGAGCGAACAAAGTGCGACGAGTCGAAATTTAGGGTTATAATCTTCACAATAGAGTTTGGCGTTGGAGGAAATAGATTACATGATTTACGAAACACGAGATATTGGGATTCGACGGCATAAATGGACGTGTTATTACACCGGAGGCTTCACAAAAGATGGCAATTGAATTTTGGATAGACGAACAGAGTACGATATCATTTGGCATCTCTCAGTGATTGCAAAGCCTGGAAGTTCCATATTAGACGGAAGATAGGCCTCAATCGTTAACTCAGAAATCACCCCCCTACTGAGAGTACTACTTACTGACTAACATAAGTGACCTGCCGCCTTGACACCGAAGACTACCGTGTGCATCTGGGGTTTCACAAATAATAGATCAGACCGCCTCCAGCGGGTTGTCTCGTCATCTCTAGTCATCCTGTGTATTGTCACATCTGGCTCGACAGGCGGTTGCTCAAAAGCACCTGTGATCACCGTGTTCTCTACCCCAATATTTTTGACATACTCCTGCGATACAAAAGGAGGCAATAGAATAAATAAGCTTGAAGTTAAACTCTATACTAGGCTTGAGTCATAATCTACCTATCATTGTTCTCACAACTGAAGGCTCCTCCAATAAGTCCCTGTGAATAAGCATCGACGATGTTTTGAATAACGCCATAGGTTCCACCAATAGTCAAGAATACAGACAACGCAATCATCAACCAGTTAAGATAGTAAACAATAACCTGCCACATCTTTCCCTTTCGGTAGTGCTGGTGGTCATAGACCCAAAGATATCCAGGCAAGCCCAGTGCGAGAGGCGAAAATGTGAGACTTCCAGCGAGAGCCAGGAGGTAGTTGAAGATGGGGATTCCAGAAGCGAGAAGGAACGAAACAGCCGACATGGCAGTCGTGCATCCCAGCCAAACTGCCCAGTGTACCACGGTGTTCTTCTGGAAGTGCTCTGAGTGTCGAAGGAGTCGGACGAAGAGGTATTTGGCTGCGACGTGGACATACAGACAGGCACTGACAAGGAGACCAGTGAGACCAATACCATAAGCGACCTTCTTGATGGTAGGACCTGCACTTCCcagagatggagaagccACCCATTGACCGCAGTACTTGTAGACTACAAGCGAGAAAGTGAGGTATGAAGCAGTGACGATACCCATGCAGAGGTAGACAGCCTTGTTGTAGTCTCGAGGTCGACGCATCTCAGAGATAACTGGCAGAAAGGCGGAAGTTCCAGCACCGCTGCAGAAGATTGTAGAGACTGACGTGATAGCCGCAACAAAAGTGGGATTGCCGATGACATGGTAGCCAAACTCATAGTCTCCAGTCTGGGGAGCGGCAGCAGGTCGATCGAGGGTTGTAACACCGACACTAAGTCGTGTAAGCGAAGAAGAGATACTGGATACAGGAGACTTACACGACGATGAAAACAGCAACATAGACGGTCAAGAAGCCAGCCCAAGTAAGCCACGCAATATTCTCAAACTTGCGTACACTTGCGAGAATCAGAACCGCGATTGTCGCCACTAACATGAACCAATTGGTGCAGATAGCATGGTTGCTAAGAACATTGAGCGCGACAGAGGTACCGAAGATACCTGAAGCACCGACGATGGCGTATGTGACGAGGAACAAAACTCCAACGACCTCTGACACGATGGCTATTAGTCTTTATGCATATAAATAGAGTCAGGCCTTCTTACCCTTCAGCCAAGTACCGCCAACTACATTCGCCATATCCGCGATGCTATGGCAGCCTGCGTGTCTGTTTCGGAAGTTTCCTTGGACAATGGCGCAGTAGGTATTGAGGCCTTGCCACCCTAGGACATTGATCGCACCAGGGAGAGCACCAAGGACGAACATGGCACTCGGAATTGTGAGGACACCAGTTGCGAAAATGACTTGATAAAGGGTTAGCTTGACCTTCAAAAACATATTACAAAGACTTACCCTTCAGAAAGATGACGGACGCCTGAATCCACCCAACAGTGCGGAAGTCAACCTTGCCAGGAATTTTCTGGAAAacctctccatcatcaacgccCTCCTGTCTTCCAAGCTCAATGCTTCCATTGCTGAGCATGCCACCAGACTGCTTCTCGCCTTTCTCTCCTTCAGAAGAACTCATATTGGCCGAAGTAATGTTCATaggcagatgatgaagaaacaagATGGATGATGCAGGACTCAAAACGGTGGGATCGACCTGTCTATTATCACTTGTCGATCAACACCGGCAGTATTCGCCAAGCTCAACTTTATCAAGAACCCAGCAATATCTCCTTGGTGAATGCTTCATCAAAGTCCAATGATAAGGTCTGGGGTAAAGAAACAGCCCCTGTAAAACTCTGGGGAAGATCCTGACTCGTAGAGTGATAAGAGAGTTGGAGCATAgcgttggagttggagactAGCGTGGGATTAGTTCTGGAATGGATGATACCCCATGATAGGGTCGTGGGCTGATAAGCGTCATTACCCCTCTTAGTTATCGATATTGGTGTAATCTTTGGGTTGGAGACGCGGGGAGACTGCCGCATGCGTAATTCTTGAGGGTCCAGATTCTAGAATCTTGACATATTTCTAGTCAGAGCTATCTGAACCGCTCGATTTCCTGGAGATTGCTCACATCATTATTGCATTGCATATCGTGTCCAAGTTCTCAATTGATCTCCACTTCTTCGCAGTGTCACCAAACAGACGCCGCCATGCCTAAGCGTATTCTGTGCTCGTATGGAGTCGATGTTGATGCCGTTGCTGGTTGGCTTGGCTCCTATGGAGGTGAAGATTCACCCAGTGATATCTCCCGTGGCCTATTCGCTGGAACACATGGAACTCGACGAATGTTGAAGCTGTTCGACAAGTATAACATTAAGGCGACATGGTTCATTCCCGGACACAGTCTTGAGACTTTCCCTGAAGAATGCGCAATGGTCAGAGATGCCGGGCATGAAATAGGGCTCCACGGTTCGTGATATGACTGTCTCAAGTTGGCCACTAGAACTAACGACAATCCAATAGGCTACTCTCATGAGAATCCTTCAGACATGACACTAGAGCAACAACGTGATGTCTTGGAAAAGACTCACAAGATGCTCACAGAGTTCTGCGGCAAACCCCCTCGCGGAAGTGTCGCCCCTTGGTGGGAGACTAGTAAGGAAGGAGTTGATCTCATGCTGAGCTATGGCATTGAGTATGATCACTCAATGTCTCATGATGATTGCCATATGTACTGGCTACGAACTAATGATAGCTGGACCAAAATCGACTATAAGCAAAAGGCTGAGACCTGGATGAAGCCATTAGTCAAGGGCCAGGACACAGGACTTGTTGAGATTCCAGCAAACTGGTATTTAGATGAGGTGAGTTTCGGCAGTCATTGATGCAAGATCCAAGCGCTAACATTCATCACAGTATGTCAACACCGCTTGCCAAAATGCTTCTGAGAATGATCCTGACACTTTGACAGCCTTCCCCCCATGATGTTCATCAAGGATGCACCCAACAGCCACGGCTGGGTCAACTCTCGCGATGTTGAAGACCTGTGGCGAGACCACTTTGACTACTTCTACCGCGAATACGCTGATGATCCCGATCAGATCTGCGTGTTTCCTCTCACAGTTCATCCGGATGTTTCCGGTCGGCCGCATGCACTGCTAATGCACGAGAGGTAAGAGCGGGAGTAATTGTCAGCCGAGCTCGGGCTAACGTCGGACAGATTGATTGAGTATATCAACAAGCATGAAGGCGTTGAATGGGTGACGATGGAGCAGATGTGTGAcgagttcaagaagaagaacaagccaCCAAAGGGAGCTGTCATGCCCAAGGCTCAGGAGCAAAAATAGGGTATCATTGGCAATAACGTACAAAAACGTTTCTAGAACCTGTGATCAAACCCCAAGCGAAAGATCAATCAAAGTTCTTGTGAATAAGTATTTCCCTGTACTTTTCTAGCCCAACACCGATTATGTTGATAAAAGGCCATTGCGTGTTACTCTTGAAAAAATGTGCCCAGATCTTCAAAACTGCCAGGGATAAGTTGCTTGGATCTCGGAAGTCAAGAAGACTTGGGTTATCCGTGTCAACGCCTTGATCAAAATCGACGACCGTGTATGCCTCCTCCACGATGCATCTCACCCAGTGCAAGATCCTGTCTTCGCTGTCTGGAGTATTTGTTAGCTTCGAAAGACGAAACATCCCATCAAAAATAAACTTACCACTCAGCGGATGCTCAACAATTGTTTCTCCAAGCTTCGATAACCACTTGCTCAGCAACACTGCGCAGTCCAGGCCAGATAGGGAGTGTCTTACGCTCCAGAAGAAAGCCTGGCTTCGAGCGACGCGATCAACTCCAAGTCTGACTGGGATTCCGATCATATGCGCTGAATAGAGGAGTGCAGCAATAACGCCGTCACTTCGCTCGATGTCGGGACTGCTTGCGATGGCATTTGCGATGCGTTGCGGATCACGTGTCTCGAGTTGTCTGTAAGGACCCAAGTGCAGATATATGCGCACATATGCTAGTGATAGAAGAGAACTGGAAGTGAAGGGGATCGGTCCGTTCTCGTTGTTTGGGTCGAGGGTTGACTCTGGTGCTTGTTGCCAGCACGAAGTCCAAGACCGCAGTCCCCGTTCGAgtttctcaacctcttcactCGGAAGAACAGCGAAGCTGCTGGCGACTGGAAGGCTCAGATCTCGCACGATATGTATTCTCTGTAGTAGTCCATGGAGAAGGACATAATTACCCAATGGCGTAGGAATCGGCAGTAGTGGCGCTGTGTCATTCTTGTTCTTAAGCAGTAATGATAGCGCTTCTCGGAAGAATAACTGTGGCTCTTGAATTTCTTTTGTTGCAGTACGCCATAATGCTGGTGTCGGAGCTTTCCACTCTTTCGTGGAGCAAGGCAACCGAAGGCCGATCTCGTTACTACGGAGAGTTGGGTAGACATTGTATGCGATGCTGTGAGTATGAAGGAAAGAGAAACCGATGAGCTTGGAGCGCCTGTTTGACTCTTGCTTGATCCAGGTCTTCCAGTCATGCCAGAGTGAGTTGCCATCGCTTGGTTGATCTGATGGTGTTGGCGACGCGGGCTCATTGACGTCCTCGAGACCAGAGTTGCGCAAGATTTGTGTAAGAATGCCTTGCAACACGAAGGACTCCTGGACCATGGGTGCTTTTGGTTCCCAAGTCGCAAATCCCATGAGCGTGATCAGGGCCCTGATAGTCTCAACTGCCGAATCAGCCTCCGTATCGCCACGTCGGCCACTCTGCGAAGAGACATGTGGTATGGGAAGCGTTGAGAGACCAAATGAGTCCGAACCATTTCTCAGCCTTTCCATCAACAGAGCTTTTCCGgcaaagaaaagtctttctGACGCCCTCGACTCGAAGC
This DNA window, taken from Fusarium fujikuroi IMI 58289 draft genome, chromosome FFUJ_chr11, encodes the following:
- a CDS encoding related to Glutathione S-transferase II; protein product: MTSLKPLILHAHTTGPNPFKVAILLEALNIPYTVKLWQFGDAPNGVKGESFLKINPNGRVPALEDPNTNVTSWESLACMNYILRVYDSENKFGARQEAGEQGRADVDAWTSFLVSTLGPFLGQCNWFRHYNNVKNENAYERYQAQVYRCFGVLEEQLKKHDGEWILAGDKPNVVDFHFEPWMRQYEYAGLSLDDYPKVKGWLDRVQALPEVKKAYEKIKAGEEV
- a CDS encoding related to dehydrogenase; amino-acid sequence: MSIFNGVALVTGAASGIGRETALSFAREGCKRIVIVDRDAKKLDDTELAIKESFQDVQVLVVPTDISKEEDIENLYSQATKTFGRVDYVVNGAGVLSNNKRSHESSIEEFDMINNVNYRGCWLSSRAAIQRMLKQDPLPTHDGRPGVRGSIVNIASQLGVVGRPAAPAYCGSKAAVISMTRCDAIDYSKDLIRVNAVCPGLIDTAMTRPQADVLSPAINIAPMGRMGSPQEVADCILFLASSKASFVQGAAMMVDGGYVIN
- a CDS encoding related to neutral amino acid permease, with the protein product MSSSEGEKGEKQSGGMLSNGSIELGRQEGVDDGEVFQKIPGKVDFRTVGWIQASVIFLKVIFATGVLTIPSAMFVLGALPGAINVLGWQGLNTYCAIVQGNFRNRHAGCHSIADMANVVGGTWLKEVVGVLFLVTYAIVGASGIFGTSVALNVLSNHAICTNWFMLVATIAVLILASVRKFENIAWLTWAGFLTVYVAVFIVVVGVTTLDRPAAAPQTGDYEFGYHVIGNPTFVAAITSVSTIFCSGAGTSAFLPVISEMRRPRDYNKAVYLCMGIVTASYLTFSLVVYKYCGQWVASPSLGSAGPTIKKVAYGIGLTGLLVSACLYVHVAAKYLFVRLLRHSEHFQKNTVVHWAVWLGCTTAMSAVSFLLASGIPIFNYLLALAGSLTFSPLALGLPGYLWVYDHQHYRKGKMWQVIVYYLNWLMIALSVFLTIGGTYGVIQNIVDAYSQGLIGGAFSCENNDR
- a CDS encoding probable polysaccharide deacetylase family protein; amino-acid sequence: MPKRILCSYGVDVDAVAGWLGSYGGEDSPSDISRGLFAGTHGTRRMLKLFDKYNIKATWFIPGHSLETFPEECAMVRDAGHEIGLHGYSHENPSDMTLEQQRDVLEKTHKMLTEFCGKPPRGSVAPWWETSKEGVDLMLSYGIEYDHSMSHDDCHMYWLRTNDSWTKIDYKQKAETWMKPLVKGQDTGLVEIPANCLPPMMFIKDAPNSHGWVNSRDVEDLWRDHFDYFYREYADDPDQICVFPLTVHPDVSGRPHALLMHERLIEYINKHEGVEWVTMEQMCDEFKKKNKPPKGAVMPKAQEQK
- a CDS encoding related to regulatory protein amdA, with translation MGDNIGTYETPNKRQRVGYNGAGVNLRMCPHCGRTFKRTEHLERHVRTHTKEKPFLCHCGASFARRDLLTRHQRLAEHEGDVPSPEPGQGNVTVVQQRNDSIADPDLAAAVSLSGLSVDPWFCARTQQPMQLPVAVPQTVDEQVQHQTSADDGQFVPNFLSPQMLDSGVDFDTHFREFTSFLDGVGLSAEWSPFFGDPDRHEEPIDPRLTQDSNEETSPRQGAPTRAGTPFSSWLPSAPTGNRISNYVSDTDNPRAIDPETRPFKVTEEQRSKLKASILDHSHLLDPSFCVPSRHALTRYVTSFFGGFHTHMPFIHIPTWQINDHSPELIFGIAAIGAQYCFESRASERLFFAGKALLMERLRNGSDSFGLSTLPIPHVSSQSGRRGDTEADSAVETIRALITLMGFATWEPKAPMVQESFVLQGILTQILRNSGLEDVNEPASPTPSDQPSDGNSLWHDWKTWIKQESNRRSKLIGFSFLHTHSIAYNVYPTLRSNEIGLRLPCSTKEWKAPTPALWRTATKEIQEPQLFFREALSLLLKNKNDTAPLLPIPTPLGNYVLLHGLLQRIHIVRDLSLPVASSFAVLPSEEVEKLERGLRSWTSCWQQAPESTLDPNNENGPIPFTSSSLLSLAYVRIYLHLGPYRQLETRDPQRIANAIASSPDIERSDGVIAALLYSAHMIGIPVRLGVDRVARSQAFFWSVRHSLSGLDCAVLLSKWLSKLGETIVEHPLSDSEDRILHWVRCIVEEAYTVVDFDQGVDTDNPSLLDFRDPSNLSLAVLKIWAHFFKSNTQWPFINIIGVGLEKYREILIHKNFD